In a genomic window of Equus asinus isolate D_3611 breed Donkey chromosome 11, EquAss-T2T_v2, whole genome shotgun sequence:
- the CCDC70 gene encoding coiled-coil domain-containing protein 70 encodes MATSPFWLTRKVFSFKLSKWTGLAFFRSLVVSLPNIRRKKLIHKLQEEKAFREEMKIFREKIEDFREEMWNFQDKIHAFRSQILGFWEEERPFWEEEKTFWKEEKAFWEMEKSFREEEKTFWKKYRTFWKEDKAFWKEDNALWERDRHLLQEDKALWEEEKALWVEERALLDEEKGLWEDKKSLWEEENALWEEEKAFWAEGGGHIAEEQIPEDRHYNVNGGPRSPAFFRGRA; translated from the coding sequence ATGGCCACCTCACCATTCTGGCTGACTAGGAAGGTGTTTTCCTTCAAGCTGAGCAAATGGACGGGGCTTGCTTTCTTCCGGTCACTGGTGGTCTCCTTGCCTAACATTCGCCGGAAGAAACTAATCCATAAGCTGCAGGAGGAAAAGGCTTTTCGGGAAGAGATGAAAATTTTCCGTGAGAAAATAGAAGACTTCAGGGAAGAGATGTGGAATTTCCAAGACAAAATCCATGCTTTCCGGAGCCAGATCTTGGGCTTTTGGGAAGAGGAGAGACCTttctgggaagaggagaaaaccttctggaaagaggaaaaagccttctgggaaatggaaaaatctttccgggaagaagagaaaaccttTTGGAAAAAGTATCGTACTTTCTGGAAGGAGGATAAGGCCTTCTGGAAAGAGGACAATGCCTTATGGGAAAGAGACCGGCACCTTCTTCAGGAGGACAAGGCCctgtgggaggaggaaaaggCCCTGTGGGTAGAGGAAAGAGCTCTTCTTGATGAGGAGAAGGGCCTGTGGGAGGATAAAAAGTCCCTCTGGGAGGAAGAGAATGCCCtctgggaggaagagaaagcattCTGGGCAGAAGGTGGCGGCCATATTGCTGAGGAGCAGATACCTGAAGACAGGCACTACAATGTCAATGGAGGGCCACGATCGCCAGCCTTCTTCCGAGGCAGGGCATGA